The Sulfuricurvum sp. genome contains a region encoding:
- a CDS encoding DEAD/DEAH box helicase gives MLFSDLNLSAPILKAVHEEGYTTPTPVQAQAIPYILEGRDMLAGAQTGTGKTAGFTLPMLEILSRKVHNPKAPRNVRVLILTPTRELAAQVGESVKTYGKHLKFKSSIIFGGVGMQPQVAALRQGVDIVIATPGRLLDHMSQGTVDLRHVEMLILDEADRMLDMGFIKDIRRVISILPQKRQNLLFSATYSDEIKTLCESILRNPAVVEVARRNTSSELVTQRVILVDCARKSALFGHLVKENKWEQVLVFTRTKHQANKLSDYLQKIGVSAAAIHGNKSQAARTKALSDFKSGAVKILVATDIAARGLDIDQLPHVVNLELPNIPEDYVHRIGRTGRAGNEGEAISLVCVDEYDYLKGIEKLINRKLDRDIIAGFEPDPSIPAMPILQGRGGGGNSRGNSPRPSGGGGSSKPQGQKREGSTKRNESHSREGKNNNQRREDRGRNR, from the coding sequence ATGTTATTTAGCGATTTAAACCTCTCAGCTCCGATTTTAAAAGCGGTACACGAAGAGGGATATACCACCCCGACCCCTGTTCAGGCACAAGCCATCCCTTATATCTTGGAGGGGCGTGATATGCTCGCCGGTGCTCAAACGGGTACCGGAAAAACGGCTGGATTTACCCTGCCGATGTTGGAGATACTCTCCCGTAAAGTCCATAACCCAAAAGCACCCCGCAATGTGCGCGTGTTGATTTTGACCCCAACCCGTGAACTTGCGGCGCAAGTGGGTGAGAGTGTAAAAACGTACGGGAAACACCTGAAATTTAAAAGTTCGATTATCTTCGGTGGTGTCGGTATGCAACCGCAAGTTGCCGCATTGCGTCAAGGGGTGGATATCGTTATCGCTACTCCGGGACGTTTACTCGATCATATGTCTCAGGGGACGGTTGATTTGCGTCATGTTGAGATGCTGATTCTCGATGAAGCGGATCGTATGCTCGATATGGGATTTATCAAAGATATCCGCCGTGTAATCTCGATATTGCCACAAAAACGACAAAACCTCCTCTTTTCTGCAACCTATAGCGATGAGATTAAAACATTATGCGAATCGATTTTGCGTAATCCTGCCGTCGTCGAAGTAGCGCGTCGCAATACGTCGAGTGAACTGGTAACGCAACGGGTCATTTTGGTCGATTGTGCCCGTAAAAGTGCTCTGTTCGGTCATTTGGTCAAAGAGAACAAATGGGAGCAAGTATTGGTCTTTACACGTACCAAACATCAAGCCAATAAGCTCTCCGATTATCTCCAAAAAATCGGTGTCTCTGCTGCCGCAATCCATGGAAATAAAAGCCAAGCTGCCCGTACCAAAGCGTTGTCGGATTTCAAATCAGGGGCGGTTAAAATCCTCGTGGCGACCGATATTGCAGCTCGTGGACTCGATATCGATCAGCTCCCTCATGTCGTTAATCTCGAACTCCCTAATATCCCTGAAGATTATGTCCACCGAATAGGGCGTACCGGGCGTGCGGGTAATGAGGGGGAAGCAATTTCTCTCGTGTGTGTCGATGAATATGATTATCTCAAAGGGATTGAGAAATTAATCAACCGTAAACTGGATCGTGATATTATTGCAGGGTTTGAGCCTGATCCATCTATCCCTGCTATGCCGATTCTTCAAGGACGTGGCGGCGGTGGAAATAGCCGTGGAAACAGCCCTCGTCCTAGTGGTGGAGGAGGATCATCAAAGCCTCAAGGACAAAAACGTGAGGGGTCAACAAAGCGAAATGAATCCCACTCTCGTGAGGGGAAAAACAACAATCAGCGACGAGAAGATCGAGGTCGCAATAGATAA